Proteins encoded within one genomic window of Cucumis sativus cultivar 9930 chromosome 3, Cucumber_9930_V3, whole genome shotgun sequence:
- the LOC101206663 gene encoding uncharacterized protein LOC101206663 isoform X2, which translates to MTLMSIQESQEEEHSNLFFQLLLDALKFSAVSFSALARCPPSEDKVLMNTVENFALEQLNLMIESVSEIQSIHKFRSEILKAVQMVIDAMIKFSEFHSQVLDWESSGEEFNKTRPSVNHVLNVHKCVMEKLCELGTIAAKGGGGLVTILNVSWKGVFTLLQHGNVVLSSKVNVAAIILNLVSLVIEPMKCAAATWSSVMKEPVSATDARRIFLPVKFFLINAVKISCLCPCQAYLVRKEIIFCVLVISTYKVWLSNEKLLETVSEAITELLEQPCLDLVKCILNSTDLKQDLKHNIMDLLFTTERCSFPDGYPSACFMNDPMNEIFNTNCEGRNDAKILSLGRINFLLNLMKHSFDLSDDAKLLITTKLNWLLDILVQEDVYASVLLLQVPFSYFSGKTTELKWLPLLSCLLHALKTFMVAVSKNYAWLELQLFLLDNLLHPHFLCWDIVMELWCFMLRYADDNLVNGVISKLFSVMKLLASSEPVLVYSSALRKMARSITMLLTYGAHTKLNEIFEYIFIQDKSQLSTVIWVALILEGFPLNLLSEKMKNIAIQSTIRDYLSFIGNFSETSMLASSSATIGLPVFSASTTIQSMKLSTSDIDVRTLKFLLALLRSYKISGVEQAKGVCRKLISETLGIISCMKHLYAVNEMEEVILELEKLFISGPTASDALLYECKSSLAPFLAGLAHSKMTETDDNAKSCAVWELYHMLFKERHWAFIHLGLKAFGYFAARTSCEELWRFVPQNAALSYDLESGKQVSEDGFMLEFKIFLEKEMALLTVTSSSEQLELLMKEGLVLKDMLNSSLKLCGTGNECKSMEIDEGPSSRKRKLPEGLSKGMELLKNGLKVMRQGLTLLEEGHVDSRELHNKLRSHFSGLEDEIYRLGSQGGVD; encoded by the exons ATGACGCTTATGTCAATCCAGGAGTCACAGGAAGAAGAGCATTCGAACCTGTTTTTTCAG CTTCTTTTGGATGCATTGAAATTTTCTGCTGTCAGTTTTTCAGCCCTTGCGAGATGTCCTCCTTCTGAAGACAAGGTGCTGATGAATACGGTTGAGAATTTTGCTTTGGAGCAGTTGAATTTAATGATTGAATCAGTATCAGAAATTCAG AGTATTCATAAGTTTCGCTCCGAAATTTTGAAAGCTGTGCAGATGGTCATTGATgcaatgataaaattttctgAGTTTCACTCTCAAGTCCTAGATTGGGAGTCCTCTGGTGAAGAATTCAATAAAACCAGGCCTTCTGTTAATCATGTCTTAAACGTACATAAGTGTGTAATGGAGAAGTTATGTGAATTGGGCACCATTGCAGCCAAAGGTGGTGGAGGATTGGTAACCATTCTTAATGTGTCATGGAAAGGAGTGTTTACCTTGCTTCAACATGGAAATGTGGTGTTATCATCAAAGGTGAATGTAGCAGCCATTATTCTAAATCTAGTTTCACTTGTCATCGAGCCTATGAAATGTGCAGCAGCGACCTGGTCTTCTGTAATGAAAGAACCTGTCTCTGCAACTGATGCCAGACGGATATTTCTTCCAGTCAAATTTTTTCTGATTAATGCTGTGAAAATATCATGCCTTTGTCCTTGCCAAGCTTATCTAGTACGTAAGGAGATTATTTTCTGTGTCCTTGTGATCTCCACATATAAAGTTTGGCTAAGCAATGAAAAGTTACTAGAAACTGTATCTGAAGCGATTACTGAACTTTTGGAGCAACCATGCTTGGACTTAGTCAAGTGTATACTAAATTCCACCGATCTAAAGCAAGACCTGAAACACAATATAATGGATTTGTTATTCACTACCGAAAGGTGTTCTTTCCCAGATGGATATCCTAGTGCTTGTTTTATGAATGATCCaatgaatgaaatttttaacACTAATTGTGAAGGCAGGAATGATGCCAAAATCTTATCGCTTGGTCGCATTAATTTTCTGCTTAATTTGATGAAGCATTCTTTCGATCTCAGCGATGATGCAAAACTGCTGATCACCACAAAACTCAATTGGCTTTTGGACATTTTAGTTCAAGAAGATGTATATGCATCAGTTCTTCTCCTGCAAGTTCCTTTCTCATATTTCTCTGGCAAAACTACGGAGCTAAAGTGGCTGCCTCTATTATCTTGTCTTTTGCATGCATTGAAGACTTTCATGGTTGCAGTTTCTAAGAATTATGCTTGGTTGGAACTCCAGTTGTTCTTGCTTGACAATCTCTTGCATCCTCATTTTCTTTGCTGGGACATTGTTATGGAACTTTGGTGCTTTATGTTGCGCTATGCTGATGATAACCTGGTGAATGGTGtcatctctaaacttttttctgTAATGAAGTTGCTGGCATCATCAGAGCCAGTTCTTGTTTACAGTTCAGCTTTGAGAAAAATGGCTAGGTCTATAACTATGCTACTTACATATGGTGCACATACTAAACTTAATGAGATTTTTGAGTATATTTTCATTCAGGACAAATCTCAGTTGTCGACTGTGATATGGGTTGCCTTGATCTTGGAAGGCTTTCCCTTAAACTTACTTTctgagaagatgaaaaatatcGCTATTCAGAGTACGATTCGTGATTATTTGAGCTTCATTGGAAATTTCAGTGAGACTTCAATGTTAGCTTCCTCCTCTGCGACTATTGGGTTGCCGGTATTTTCTGCATCTACTACAATACAATCCAT GAAGTTAAGCACCTCTGATATTGATGTGAGAACGTTAAAGTTCTTACTTGCTCTTCTCCGTAGTTACAAAATCTCTGGAGTTGAACAAGCAAAGGGAGTCTGTAGGAAACTAATATCTGAAACATTGGGGATCATCTCGTGCATGAAGCACCTTTATGCAGTTAATGAGATGGAGGAAGTCATCTTGGAGCTTGAAAAGCTTTTTATCTCAGGACCAACGGCCTCAGATGCTCTGTTATATGAATGCAAATCAAGTTTGGCTCCTTTCCTGGCAGGGCTTGCACATAGCAAAATGACTGAAACTGATGATAATGCAAAAAGCTGTGCTGTGTGGGAGTTATATCACATGTTATTTAAGGAGCGGCACTGGGCATTTATACATTTGGGGTTAAAAGCTTTTGGATATTTTGCGGCACGTACTTCTTGTGAAGAGCTGTGGAGATTTGTGCCGCAGAATGCAGCTCTTTCATACGACTTGGAATCAGGAAAACAGGTAAGTGAAGATGGATTTATGTTagagtttaaaatatttcttgagAAGGAGATGGCTCTCCTCACAGTAACTTCGAGCTCCGAGCAGCTAGAGCTGCTTATGAAAGAAGGACTTGTGTTAAAGGATATGTTGAATTCGTCATTGAAATTATGTGGAACTGGCAACGAATGTAAGAGTATGGAGATTGATGAGGGACCATCTAGCAGGAAAAGAAAGCTTCCTGAAGGACTCAGTAAGGGAATGGAATTGCTAAAGAATGGATTAAAGGTCATGCGCCAGGGTCTCACACTGTTGGAAGAAGGCCATGTCGATTCCAGAGAACTTCACAACAAACTTCGGAGTCACTTTTCTGGCCTTGAAGATGAAATATATCGTCTGGGCAGCCAGGGTGGGGTTGACTAA
- the LOC101206663 gene encoding uncharacterized protein LOC101206663 isoform X4, with product MNTVENFALEQLNLMIESVSEIQSIHKFRSEILKAVQMVIDAMIKFSEFHSQVLDWESSGEEFNKTRPSVNHVLNVHKCVMEKLCELGTIAAKGGGGLVTILNVSWKGVFTLLQHGNVVLSSKVNVAAIILNLVSLVIEPMKCAAATWSSVMKEPVSATDARRIFLPVKFFLINAVKISCLCPCQAYLVRKEIIFCVLVISTYKVWLSNEKLLETVSEAITELLEQPCLDLVKCILNSTDLKQDLKHNIMDLLFTTERCSFPDGYPSACFMNDPMNEIFNTNCEGRNDAKILSLGRINFLLNLMKHSFDLSDDAKLLITTKLNWLLDILVQEDVYASVLLLQVPFSYFSGKTTELKWLPLLSCLLHALKTFMVAVSKNYAWLELQLFLLDNLLHPHFLCWDIVMELWCFMLRYADDNLVNGVISKLFSVMKLLASSEPVLVYSSALRKMARSITMLLTYGAHTKLNEIFEYIFIQDKSQLSTVIWVALILEGFPLNLLSEKMKNIAIQSTIRDYLSFIGNFSETSMLASSSATIGLPVFSASTTIQSMKLSTSDIDVRTLKFLLALLRSYKISGVEQAKGVCRKLISETLGIISCMKHLYAVNEMEEVILELEKLFISGPTASDALLYECKSSLAPFLAGLAHSKMTETDDNAKSCAVWELYHMLFKERHWAFIHLGLKAFGYFAARTSCEELWRFVPQNAALSYDLESGKQVSEDGFMLEFKIFLEKEMALLTVTSSSEQLELLMKEGLVLKDMLNSSLKLCGTGNECKSMEIDEGPSSRKRKLPEGLSKGMELLKNGLKVMRQGLTLLEEGHVDSRELHNKLRSHFSGLEDEIYRLGSQGGVD from the exons ATGAATACGGTTGAGAATTTTGCTTTGGAGCAGTTGAATTTAATGATTGAATCAGTATCAGAAATTCAG AGTATTCATAAGTTTCGCTCCGAAATTTTGAAAGCTGTGCAGATGGTCATTGATgcaatgataaaattttctgAGTTTCACTCTCAAGTCCTAGATTGGGAGTCCTCTGGTGAAGAATTCAATAAAACCAGGCCTTCTGTTAATCATGTCTTAAACGTACATAAGTGTGTAATGGAGAAGTTATGTGAATTGGGCACCATTGCAGCCAAAGGTGGTGGAGGATTGGTAACCATTCTTAATGTGTCATGGAAAGGAGTGTTTACCTTGCTTCAACATGGAAATGTGGTGTTATCATCAAAGGTGAATGTAGCAGCCATTATTCTAAATCTAGTTTCACTTGTCATCGAGCCTATGAAATGTGCAGCAGCGACCTGGTCTTCTGTAATGAAAGAACCTGTCTCTGCAACTGATGCCAGACGGATATTTCTTCCAGTCAAATTTTTTCTGATTAATGCTGTGAAAATATCATGCCTTTGTCCTTGCCAAGCTTATCTAGTACGTAAGGAGATTATTTTCTGTGTCCTTGTGATCTCCACATATAAAGTTTGGCTAAGCAATGAAAAGTTACTAGAAACTGTATCTGAAGCGATTACTGAACTTTTGGAGCAACCATGCTTGGACTTAGTCAAGTGTATACTAAATTCCACCGATCTAAAGCAAGACCTGAAACACAATATAATGGATTTGTTATTCACTACCGAAAGGTGTTCTTTCCCAGATGGATATCCTAGTGCTTGTTTTATGAATGATCCaatgaatgaaatttttaacACTAATTGTGAAGGCAGGAATGATGCCAAAATCTTATCGCTTGGTCGCATTAATTTTCTGCTTAATTTGATGAAGCATTCTTTCGATCTCAGCGATGATGCAAAACTGCTGATCACCACAAAACTCAATTGGCTTTTGGACATTTTAGTTCAAGAAGATGTATATGCATCAGTTCTTCTCCTGCAAGTTCCTTTCTCATATTTCTCTGGCAAAACTACGGAGCTAAAGTGGCTGCCTCTATTATCTTGTCTTTTGCATGCATTGAAGACTTTCATGGTTGCAGTTTCTAAGAATTATGCTTGGTTGGAACTCCAGTTGTTCTTGCTTGACAATCTCTTGCATCCTCATTTTCTTTGCTGGGACATTGTTATGGAACTTTGGTGCTTTATGTTGCGCTATGCTGATGATAACCTGGTGAATGGTGtcatctctaaacttttttctgTAATGAAGTTGCTGGCATCATCAGAGCCAGTTCTTGTTTACAGTTCAGCTTTGAGAAAAATGGCTAGGTCTATAACTATGCTACTTACATATGGTGCACATACTAAACTTAATGAGATTTTTGAGTATATTTTCATTCAGGACAAATCTCAGTTGTCGACTGTGATATGGGTTGCCTTGATCTTGGAAGGCTTTCCCTTAAACTTACTTTctgagaagatgaaaaatatcGCTATTCAGAGTACGATTCGTGATTATTTGAGCTTCATTGGAAATTTCAGTGAGACTTCAATGTTAGCTTCCTCCTCTGCGACTATTGGGTTGCCGGTATTTTCTGCATCTACTACAATACAATCCAT GAAGTTAAGCACCTCTGATATTGATGTGAGAACGTTAAAGTTCTTACTTGCTCTTCTCCGTAGTTACAAAATCTCTGGAGTTGAACAAGCAAAGGGAGTCTGTAGGAAACTAATATCTGAAACATTGGGGATCATCTCGTGCATGAAGCACCTTTATGCAGTTAATGAGATGGAGGAAGTCATCTTGGAGCTTGAAAAGCTTTTTATCTCAGGACCAACGGCCTCAGATGCTCTGTTATATGAATGCAAATCAAGTTTGGCTCCTTTCCTGGCAGGGCTTGCACATAGCAAAATGACTGAAACTGATGATAATGCAAAAAGCTGTGCTGTGTGGGAGTTATATCACATGTTATTTAAGGAGCGGCACTGGGCATTTATACATTTGGGGTTAAAAGCTTTTGGATATTTTGCGGCACGTACTTCTTGTGAAGAGCTGTGGAGATTTGTGCCGCAGAATGCAGCTCTTTCATACGACTTGGAATCAGGAAAACAGGTAAGTGAAGATGGATTTATGTTagagtttaaaatatttcttgagAAGGAGATGGCTCTCCTCACAGTAACTTCGAGCTCCGAGCAGCTAGAGCTGCTTATGAAAGAAGGACTTGTGTTAAAGGATATGTTGAATTCGTCATTGAAATTATGTGGAACTGGCAACGAATGTAAGAGTATGGAGATTGATGAGGGACCATCTAGCAGGAAAAGAAAGCTTCCTGAAGGACTCAGTAAGGGAATGGAATTGCTAAAGAATGGATTAAAGGTCATGCGCCAGGGTCTCACACTGTTGGAAGAAGGCCATGTCGATTCCAGAGAACTTCACAACAAACTTCGGAGTCACTTTTCTGGCCTTGAAGATGAAATATATCGTCTGGGCAGCCAGGGTGGGGTTGACTAA
- the LOC101206663 gene encoding uncharacterized protein LOC101206663 isoform X3, protein MDGSRSSGDLQSILDAISSSDVVESRVQLLKKLEDLDLSSKSDLISLVESLVIFWEDFTCLDVTQCLLNRTILLVAVIRVGKDTADCLLQFLTLGVKASIWCRKHLKMTLMSIQESQEEEHSNLFFQLLLDALKFSAVSFSALARCPPSEDKVLMNTVENFALEQLNLMIESVSEIQSIHKFRSEILKAVQMVIDAMIKFSEFHSQVLDWESSGEEFNKTRPSVNHVLNVHKCVMEKLCELGTIAAKGGGGLVTILNVSWKGVFTLLQHGNVVLSSKVNVAAIILNLVSLVIEPMKCAAATWSSVMKEPVSATDARRIFLPVKFFLINAVKISCLCPCQAYLVRKEIIFCVLVISTYKVWLSNEKLLETVSEAITELLEQPCLDLVKCILNSTDLKQDLKHNIMDLLFTTERCSFPDGYPSACFMNDPMNEIFNTNCEGRNDAKILSLGRINFLLNLMKHSFDLSDDAKLLITTKLNWLLDILVQEDVYASVLLLQVPFSYFSGKTTELKWLPLLSCLLHALKTFMVAVSKNYAWLELQLFLLDNLLHPHFLCWDIVMELWCFMLRYADDNLVNGVISKLFSVMKLLASSEPVLVYSSALRKMARSITMLLTYGAHTKLNEIFEYIFIQDKSQLSTVIWVALILEGFPLNLLSEKMKNIAIQSTIRDYLSFIGNFSETSMLASSSATIGLPVFSASTTIQSMKLSTSDIDVRTLKFLLALLRSYKISGVEQAKGVCRKLISETLGIISCMKHLYAVNEMEEVILELEKLFISGPTASDALLYECKSSLAPFLAGLAHSKMTETDDNAKSCAVWELYHMLFKERHWAFIHLGLKAFGYFAARTSCEELWRFVPQNAALSYDLESGKQEKKAS, encoded by the exons ATGGACGGAAGCAGGTCAAGCGGCGATTTGCAGAGCATTCTCGATGCCATTTCGTCTTCAGAT GTGGTCGAGAGTCGTGTTCAGTTGCTCAAGAAACTGGAGGATTTGGATTTATCAAGTAAATCAGACTTGATTTCATTAGTCGAAAGCCTTGTA ATATTTTGGGAAGATTTCACATGTTTGGATGTGACGCAATGCCTGTTGAACAGAACTATTTTACTTGTGGCTGTAATACGAGTAGGGAAGGACACAGCTGATTGTCTACTTCAGTTTCTCACACTCGGAGTTAAG gcaAGTATCTGGTGTAGAAAGCATTTAAAGATGACGCTTATGTCAATCCAGGAGTCACAGGAAGAAGAGCATTCGAACCTGTTTTTTCAG CTTCTTTTGGATGCATTGAAATTTTCTGCTGTCAGTTTTTCAGCCCTTGCGAGATGTCCTCCTTCTGAAGACAAGGTGCTGATGAATACGGTTGAGAATTTTGCTTTGGAGCAGTTGAATTTAATGATTGAATCAGTATCAGAAATTCAG AGTATTCATAAGTTTCGCTCCGAAATTTTGAAAGCTGTGCAGATGGTCATTGATgcaatgataaaattttctgAGTTTCACTCTCAAGTCCTAGATTGGGAGTCCTCTGGTGAAGAATTCAATAAAACCAGGCCTTCTGTTAATCATGTCTTAAACGTACATAAGTGTGTAATGGAGAAGTTATGTGAATTGGGCACCATTGCAGCCAAAGGTGGTGGAGGATTGGTAACCATTCTTAATGTGTCATGGAAAGGAGTGTTTACCTTGCTTCAACATGGAAATGTGGTGTTATCATCAAAGGTGAATGTAGCAGCCATTATTCTAAATCTAGTTTCACTTGTCATCGAGCCTATGAAATGTGCAGCAGCGACCTGGTCTTCTGTAATGAAAGAACCTGTCTCTGCAACTGATGCCAGACGGATATTTCTTCCAGTCAAATTTTTTCTGATTAATGCTGTGAAAATATCATGCCTTTGTCCTTGCCAAGCTTATCTAGTACGTAAGGAGATTATTTTCTGTGTCCTTGTGATCTCCACATATAAAGTTTGGCTAAGCAATGAAAAGTTACTAGAAACTGTATCTGAAGCGATTACTGAACTTTTGGAGCAACCATGCTTGGACTTAGTCAAGTGTATACTAAATTCCACCGATCTAAAGCAAGACCTGAAACACAATATAATGGATTTGTTATTCACTACCGAAAGGTGTTCTTTCCCAGATGGATATCCTAGTGCTTGTTTTATGAATGATCCaatgaatgaaatttttaacACTAATTGTGAAGGCAGGAATGATGCCAAAATCTTATCGCTTGGTCGCATTAATTTTCTGCTTAATTTGATGAAGCATTCTTTCGATCTCAGCGATGATGCAAAACTGCTGATCACCACAAAACTCAATTGGCTTTTGGACATTTTAGTTCAAGAAGATGTATATGCATCAGTTCTTCTCCTGCAAGTTCCTTTCTCATATTTCTCTGGCAAAACTACGGAGCTAAAGTGGCTGCCTCTATTATCTTGTCTTTTGCATGCATTGAAGACTTTCATGGTTGCAGTTTCTAAGAATTATGCTTGGTTGGAACTCCAGTTGTTCTTGCTTGACAATCTCTTGCATCCTCATTTTCTTTGCTGGGACATTGTTATGGAACTTTGGTGCTTTATGTTGCGCTATGCTGATGATAACCTGGTGAATGGTGtcatctctaaacttttttctgTAATGAAGTTGCTGGCATCATCAGAGCCAGTTCTTGTTTACAGTTCAGCTTTGAGAAAAATGGCTAGGTCTATAACTATGCTACTTACATATGGTGCACATACTAAACTTAATGAGATTTTTGAGTATATTTTCATTCAGGACAAATCTCAGTTGTCGACTGTGATATGGGTTGCCTTGATCTTGGAAGGCTTTCCCTTAAACTTACTTTctgagaagatgaaaaatatcGCTATTCAGAGTACGATTCGTGATTATTTGAGCTTCATTGGAAATTTCAGTGAGACTTCAATGTTAGCTTCCTCCTCTGCGACTATTGGGTTGCCGGTATTTTCTGCATCTACTACAATACAATCCAT GAAGTTAAGCACCTCTGATATTGATGTGAGAACGTTAAAGTTCTTACTTGCTCTTCTCCGTAGTTACAAAATCTCTGGAGTTGAACAAGCAAAGGGAGTCTGTAGGAAACTAATATCTGAAACATTGGGGATCATCTCGTGCATGAAGCACCTTTATGCAGTTAATGAGATGGAGGAAGTCATCTTGGAGCTTGAAAAGCTTTTTATCTCAGGACCAACGGCCTCAGATGCTCTGTTATATGAATGCAAATCAAGTTTGGCTCCTTTCCTGGCAGGGCTTGCACATAGCAAAATGACTGAAACTGATGATAATGCAAAAAGCTGTGCTGTGTGGGAGTTATATCACATGTTATTTAAGGAGCGGCACTGGGCATTTATACATTTGGGGTTAAAAGCTTTTGGATATTTTGCGGCACGTACTTCTTGTGAAGAGCTGTGGAGATTTGTGCCGCAGAATGCAGCTCTTTCATACGACTTGGAATCAGGAAAACAG GAAAAGAAAGCTTCCTGA
- the LOC101206663 gene encoding uncharacterized protein LOC101206663 isoform X1: protein MDGSRSSGDLQSILDAISSSDVVESRVQLLKKLEDLDLSSKSDLISLVESLVIFWEDFTCLDVTQCLLNRTILLVAVIRVGKDTADCLLQFLTLGVKASIWCRKHLKMTLMSIQESQEEEHSNLFFQLLLDALKFSAVSFSALARCPPSEDKVLMNTVENFALEQLNLMIESVSEIQSIHKFRSEILKAVQMVIDAMIKFSEFHSQVLDWESSGEEFNKTRPSVNHVLNVHKCVMEKLCELGTIAAKGGGGLVTILNVSWKGVFTLLQHGNVVLSSKVNVAAIILNLVSLVIEPMKCAAATWSSVMKEPVSATDARRIFLPVKFFLINAVKISCLCPCQAYLVRKEIIFCVLVISTYKVWLSNEKLLETVSEAITELLEQPCLDLVKCILNSTDLKQDLKHNIMDLLFTTERCSFPDGYPSACFMNDPMNEIFNTNCEGRNDAKILSLGRINFLLNLMKHSFDLSDDAKLLITTKLNWLLDILVQEDVYASVLLLQVPFSYFSGKTTELKWLPLLSCLLHALKTFMVAVSKNYAWLELQLFLLDNLLHPHFLCWDIVMELWCFMLRYADDNLVNGVISKLFSVMKLLASSEPVLVYSSALRKMARSITMLLTYGAHTKLNEIFEYIFIQDKSQLSTVIWVALILEGFPLNLLSEKMKNIAIQSTIRDYLSFIGNFSETSMLASSSATIGLPVFSASTTIQSMKLSTSDIDVRTLKFLLALLRSYKISGVEQAKGVCRKLISETLGIISCMKHLYAVNEMEEVILELEKLFISGPTASDALLYECKSSLAPFLAGLAHSKMTETDDNAKSCAVWELYHMLFKERHWAFIHLGLKAFGYFAARTSCEELWRFVPQNAALSYDLESGKQVSEDGFMLEFKIFLEKEMALLTVTSSSEQLELLMKEGLVLKDMLNSSLKLCGTGNECKSMEIDEGPSSRKRKLPEGLSKGMELLKNGLKVMRQGLTLLEEGHVDSRELHNKLRSHFSGLEDEIYRLGSQGGVD from the exons ATGGACGGAAGCAGGTCAAGCGGCGATTTGCAGAGCATTCTCGATGCCATTTCGTCTTCAGAT GTGGTCGAGAGTCGTGTTCAGTTGCTCAAGAAACTGGAGGATTTGGATTTATCAAGTAAATCAGACTTGATTTCATTAGTCGAAAGCCTTGTA ATATTTTGGGAAGATTTCACATGTTTGGATGTGACGCAATGCCTGTTGAACAGAACTATTTTACTTGTGGCTGTAATACGAGTAGGGAAGGACACAGCTGATTGTCTACTTCAGTTTCTCACACTCGGAGTTAAG gcaAGTATCTGGTGTAGAAAGCATTTAAAGATGACGCTTATGTCAATCCAGGAGTCACAGGAAGAAGAGCATTCGAACCTGTTTTTTCAG CTTCTTTTGGATGCATTGAAATTTTCTGCTGTCAGTTTTTCAGCCCTTGCGAGATGTCCTCCTTCTGAAGACAAGGTGCTGATGAATACGGTTGAGAATTTTGCTTTGGAGCAGTTGAATTTAATGATTGAATCAGTATCAGAAATTCAG AGTATTCATAAGTTTCGCTCCGAAATTTTGAAAGCTGTGCAGATGGTCATTGATgcaatgataaaattttctgAGTTTCACTCTCAAGTCCTAGATTGGGAGTCCTCTGGTGAAGAATTCAATAAAACCAGGCCTTCTGTTAATCATGTCTTAAACGTACATAAGTGTGTAATGGAGAAGTTATGTGAATTGGGCACCATTGCAGCCAAAGGTGGTGGAGGATTGGTAACCATTCTTAATGTGTCATGGAAAGGAGTGTTTACCTTGCTTCAACATGGAAATGTGGTGTTATCATCAAAGGTGAATGTAGCAGCCATTATTCTAAATCTAGTTTCACTTGTCATCGAGCCTATGAAATGTGCAGCAGCGACCTGGTCTTCTGTAATGAAAGAACCTGTCTCTGCAACTGATGCCAGACGGATATTTCTTCCAGTCAAATTTTTTCTGATTAATGCTGTGAAAATATCATGCCTTTGTCCTTGCCAAGCTTATCTAGTACGTAAGGAGATTATTTTCTGTGTCCTTGTGATCTCCACATATAAAGTTTGGCTAAGCAATGAAAAGTTACTAGAAACTGTATCTGAAGCGATTACTGAACTTTTGGAGCAACCATGCTTGGACTTAGTCAAGTGTATACTAAATTCCACCGATCTAAAGCAAGACCTGAAACACAATATAATGGATTTGTTATTCACTACCGAAAGGTGTTCTTTCCCAGATGGATATCCTAGTGCTTGTTTTATGAATGATCCaatgaatgaaatttttaacACTAATTGTGAAGGCAGGAATGATGCCAAAATCTTATCGCTTGGTCGCATTAATTTTCTGCTTAATTTGATGAAGCATTCTTTCGATCTCAGCGATGATGCAAAACTGCTGATCACCACAAAACTCAATTGGCTTTTGGACATTTTAGTTCAAGAAGATGTATATGCATCAGTTCTTCTCCTGCAAGTTCCTTTCTCATATTTCTCTGGCAAAACTACGGAGCTAAAGTGGCTGCCTCTATTATCTTGTCTTTTGCATGCATTGAAGACTTTCATGGTTGCAGTTTCTAAGAATTATGCTTGGTTGGAACTCCAGTTGTTCTTGCTTGACAATCTCTTGCATCCTCATTTTCTTTGCTGGGACATTGTTATGGAACTTTGGTGCTTTATGTTGCGCTATGCTGATGATAACCTGGTGAATGGTGtcatctctaaacttttttctgTAATGAAGTTGCTGGCATCATCAGAGCCAGTTCTTGTTTACAGTTCAGCTTTGAGAAAAATGGCTAGGTCTATAACTATGCTACTTACATATGGTGCACATACTAAACTTAATGAGATTTTTGAGTATATTTTCATTCAGGACAAATCTCAGTTGTCGACTGTGATATGGGTTGCCTTGATCTTGGAAGGCTTTCCCTTAAACTTACTTTctgagaagatgaaaaatatcGCTATTCAGAGTACGATTCGTGATTATTTGAGCTTCATTGGAAATTTCAGTGAGACTTCAATGTTAGCTTCCTCCTCTGCGACTATTGGGTTGCCGGTATTTTCTGCATCTACTACAATACAATCCAT GAAGTTAAGCACCTCTGATATTGATGTGAGAACGTTAAAGTTCTTACTTGCTCTTCTCCGTAGTTACAAAATCTCTGGAGTTGAACAAGCAAAGGGAGTCTGTAGGAAACTAATATCTGAAACATTGGGGATCATCTCGTGCATGAAGCACCTTTATGCAGTTAATGAGATGGAGGAAGTCATCTTGGAGCTTGAAAAGCTTTTTATCTCAGGACCAACGGCCTCAGATGCTCTGTTATATGAATGCAAATCAAGTTTGGCTCCTTTCCTGGCAGGGCTTGCACATAGCAAAATGACTGAAACTGATGATAATGCAAAAAGCTGTGCTGTGTGGGAGTTATATCACATGTTATTTAAGGAGCGGCACTGGGCATTTATACATTTGGGGTTAAAAGCTTTTGGATATTTTGCGGCACGTACTTCTTGTGAAGAGCTGTGGAGATTTGTGCCGCAGAATGCAGCTCTTTCATACGACTTGGAATCAGGAAAACAGGTAAGTGAAGATGGATTTATGTTagagtttaaaatatttcttgagAAGGAGATGGCTCTCCTCACAGTAACTTCGAGCTCCGAGCAGCTAGAGCTGCTTATGAAAGAAGGACTTGTGTTAAAGGATATGTTGAATTCGTCATTGAAATTATGTGGAACTGGCAACGAATGTAAGAGTATGGAGATTGATGAGGGACCATCTAGCAGGAAAAGAAAGCTTCCTGAAGGACTCAGTAAGGGAATGGAATTGCTAAAGAATGGATTAAAGGTCATGCGCCAGGGTCTCACACTGTTGGAAGAAGGCCATGTCGATTCCAGAGAACTTCACAACAAACTTCGGAGTCACTTTTCTGGCCTTGAAGATGAAATATATCGTCTGGGCAGCCAGGGTGGGGTTGACTAA